The genomic interval CCACCTCGCGGCCCCATCCTTGCCATACTCCTAGCGGGTCCATCATCTGCCTCCCTTCGGTCATTCAACCTCCGGGTTCCGCAGATGGTGGACCCGCCTTCGCAATAACTGTCGGGAAGTCAGCCCCCCGGATTGGGGGGTGAGGTCGGCTACAGTCCCTTCGCCGCCTCCACGATGTGCCGGGCGCTGATCCCGCAGGCGTCGAGCAGCTCGGCGGGCGTACCAGACCCGGGTAGTTTGCTGACCCCGAGCAGCCTGACCTTCGGCAGCGGCTTGCCAGTCGACGCCAGCCCCTCCAGCACCGCCGATCCGAGGCCGCCCTCAGACCAGTGATCCTCCACCACCACGATGCCGCCCGTCTCTGAGGCCGCCGCGCTGAGGGTCGCGGCGTCGACCGGCTTGACCGAGTAGAGATCGATCACGCGGGCAGAGACGCCATCCTTCGCGAGCGTGTCGGCGGCTGCAAGCGCCTCCGGGACCGTGATGCCGGCCGCGACGATGGTCACGCTGTCCGAGCCTGACGAGCGCAGCACTTTGCTGCCGCCAACACGGAACGACTCGTCGGCAGCGTAGACCACCGGCGTCGCGGCCCGCGTCGTCCGCATGTAGACGATGCCCTTCAGGTCCGCCATCTCGGCCACGAGCCTGGCGGTCTGGTTGGCATCGCAGGGGTAGAGCACCGTGCTGCCGCCGACCGCCCGCATCATCGCCAGGTCTTCGAGCGCCATCTGGGACGGCCCGTCCTCGCCAATCGAGACACCGGCGTGCGAGCCGCACAGGCGGATGTTCGCCCTGGAGATGGCCGACATGCGGATGAAGTCGTAGGCCCGCGAGAGGAACGCCGCGAACGTCGCCGCGAACGGCACGTAGTGGCGGACGCTCATGCCGACGGCGGTGGCCACCATCTGCTGCTCGGCGATGTACGACTGGAAGAACCGCTCAGGGAACTTCTCCTGGAACAGCTCGGTGAACGTCGAGTTGCCGACCTCCGCGTCAATGGCGACCACATCGGCGCGCGCCGCCCCGAGCGCGACCAGTGCGTCGCCGAACGCCTGCCGGGTCGCGTACTTCTTCCCCAGCTCCCAGGTCGGCAGCGACGGGGCGCTCGCGGCAGTCGGCTTCTTGCCAGGATCGGCGGCCGGTAGCTTCGGCTTGACTGTGAGCTGCCGCACGCCGCCCAGCTCGGCGATAGCCGCCTCGGCCTGCTCCTTCGAGAGCGCCTTGCCGTGCCAGTTCTCCTTGTCCTCGACCAGCGAGGCCCCGGAGCCCTTCTTCGTGCGCGCCACGATCATCGTCGGCCGGTCGCCGCCCGAGCTGGCCTCCTTGAACGCGGCGTCGATCTCGGCGAAGTTGTGTCCGTCGATCTCGATGGCTCGCCAGCCGAACGCCTTGGCGCGGGCGACATAGACCTCGGTGTGCCACTGGAGCGCCGTCGGGCCGCGCTGGCCCAGACGGTTCACGTCCACGATGGCGACCAGGTTGCCCAACTGTTCGTCCGACGCCCGGCTCATCGCCTCCCAGACGCTGCCCTCGGCCATCTCGCTGTCGCCGCAGATGACCCAGGTTCGGAACGGCAGCTTATCCAGGTGCTTGCCGGCCAGCGCCACGCCGACGCCAATCGGCAGGCCCTGCCCCAGCGAGCCGGTCGCCACGTCCACCCAGGGCAGATCCGGCGTCGGATGCCCTTCGAGGCGGCTCCCGAGCTTCCGGAGCGTCAGCAGCTCTTCGTCGGAGACCGCGCCGGCCGCCTTGTACATCGAGTAGAGCAGCGGCGCGGCATGCCCCTTCGAGAGAATCAGGTGGTCGTTGTTCGGGTTGGTCGGGTGATCGAAGTCGTAGCGCAGGTAGTCGGAGAGCAGGACCGCCGCCAGGTCCGCCGCCGACATCGACGACGTGGGATGGCCTGAGCCGGCCGCCGTGGTCGACCGAATACTGTCTACTCGAAGCTGCTTCGCAAGCTCACGCCACTGTTCGACCCGGCCGGAAGTTTCGGTCGCCATACCCTCTCCTACTCACTGCCCGGCGCTGCTTCTACCAGCCGCGCCAGGATCGCACTGTCCGTCAAGCGTCTTCGAGGATCTGTCATCATTATGCCAGGGGGCTGGCCGCCTTTCTGGAACGGCCGGCCTGAGCGCGAAGGCGCAGAGGCGCGATGCAAGAGCGCTGCCACGCGCTCGACCGGCGTGCGGCGTCGGTGCTGGCCGACCGACACGCGAGCATGCGCGGCGGAGCGGACGCGCGACAGCGGCATCCGGCTACCATACGTACGAGTGCGTACAGCTCACGAGTGACCCCGACGATGGAGGCAGCACGATGGGCAATCCCCTGGTAGAGCTTCAGCAGCAGGGCCAGAGCGTCTGGCTGGACTATATTCGGCGGAAGGCGCTGCTCTCCGGCGACGTTCGTCAACTGATCGAGCACGATGGCCTGCGCGGCATGACGGCAAACCCGGCCATCTTCCAGGCCGCCATCGCCGCCGGCGACGACTATGATGGCACCATCGAGACGATGGTGAAGCGGGGCGCCGAGCCGGTCGGGATCTACGAGCAGCTCGCCGTCGAGGACATTCGGGAGGCGTGCGACCAGTTCCGCGCGCTGTACGACGCGACGAACGGCGGGGACGGCTTCGTCTCGCTCGAGGTCTCTCCGACGCTCGCCTACGACACCGAGGGCACGCTCGAAGAGGCGCGCCGCCTGTGGACCTGGGTGGAGCGCCCGAACCTGATGATCAAGGTGCCGGGCACCGCCGCGGGCGTGCCGGCCATCGAGAAGCTCCTCTCCGAGGGGATCAACGTCAACGTCACGCTGCTGTTCGCCATCGAGGCGTACGAGGCCGTGGCCTGGGCGTATGTGCGTGCCCTGGAACGCCGCGTCGCCGAGGGCAAGCCGGTCGACCGCGTCGCGTCGGTCGCCAGCTTCTTCGTCAGCCGCGTCGATACGATGATCGACCCGCTGCTGGACAAGAAGGCGGCCGCCGAGTCGAACGAGGCAGCGAAGGCGAAGATCCTGGGCCTGCGCGGCAAAGCTGCCGTGGCGAACGCCCGCCTCGCCTACCAGAGCTTCAAGAAGATCTTCGGCGACCAGCGGTTCACCGACCTCAAGGCGCACGGCGCGCGCGTTCAGCGCCCGCTCTGGGCCAGCACCAGCGTCAAGAACCCGGCCTACTCCGACCTGCTGTACGCCGATGCCCTGATCGGCCCGGACACCGTCGATACGATGCCGCGCGAGACGCTCGACGCGTTCCGCGATCATGGCACGGTCGCCAACACCGTCGAGAACGACATCGGCGGTGCGACGGCCACGCTCGCCGCGCTGGAGTCGGTCGGCGTCAGCATCAAGGCGGTCACCGACCAGCTGGAGAAGGAAGGCGTCGAGAAGTTCGAGCAAGCGTTCGACGCGCTGCTCAAGGGGATCGTCGAGAAGCGGTCAGCGCTGCACGCACGGGCCTGATTCGCGACCGGGCAGATCGAGGCGGAGCAGCGTGTCTGCTCCGCCTCGTCTCACGTCTGCCGCTGGCCGCGTCTGGCCTACTATGACGACGACGACTGGCGTTTTTGAACACACGGACGACTGCGGCATCTCGTGCCCACGCGGCCTGCGTGGGCTGGCCGCGGCGACACGGAGGAGGTGGGCACGCCTATGGGTGCGCAAGTAGGACTGATCGGGCTGGCCGTCATGGGCCAGAACCTCGCGCTGAACATCGAGCGCAACGGCTTCCCCATCGCCGTCTTCAACCGGACGGCGGCGCGGACGAAGGATTTCGCAGCGGGGCCGGCGGCCGGCCGCCGGTTCACGCCGACCTACTCCCTGGAGGAGTTCGTCACGTCCATCGACCGGCCGCGCAAGATCATTCTGATGGTTCAGGCCGGCAAGGCCGTGGACG from Chloroflexota bacterium carries:
- the tal gene encoding transaldolase, producing MGNPLVELQQQGQSVWLDYIRRKALLSGDVRQLIEHDGLRGMTANPAIFQAAIAAGDDYDGTIETMVKRGAEPVGIYEQLAVEDIREACDQFRALYDATNGGDGFVSLEVSPTLAYDTEGTLEEARRLWTWVERPNLMIKVPGTAAGVPAIEKLLSEGINVNVTLLFAIEAYEAVAWAYVRALERRVAEGKPVDRVASVASFFVSRVDTMIDPLLDKKAAAESNEAAKAKILGLRGKAAVANARLAYQSFKKIFGDQRFTDLKAHGARVQRPLWASTSVKNPAYSDLLYADALIGPDTVDTMPRETLDAFRDHGTVANTVENDIGGATATLAALESVGVSIKAVTDQLEKEGVEKFEQAFDALLKGIVEKRSALHARA
- a CDS encoding transketolase, translated to MATETSGRVEQWRELAKQLRVDSIRSTTAAGSGHPTSSMSAADLAAVLLSDYLRYDFDHPTNPNNDHLILSKGHAAPLLYSMYKAAGAVSDEELLTLRKLGSRLEGHPTPDLPWVDVATGSLGQGLPIGVGVALAGKHLDKLPFRTWVICGDSEMAEGSVWEAMSRASDEQLGNLVAIVDVNRLGQRGPTALQWHTEVYVARAKAFGWRAIEIDGHNFAEIDAAFKEASSGGDRPTMIVARTKKGSGASLVEDKENWHGKALSKEQAEAAIAELGGVRQLTVKPKLPAADPGKKPTAASAPSLPTWELGKKYATRQAFGDALVALGAARADVVAIDAEVGNSTFTELFQEKFPERFFQSYIAEQQMVATAVGMSVRHYVPFAATFAAFLSRAYDFIRMSAISRANIRLCGSHAGVSIGEDGPSQMALEDLAMMRAVGGSTVLYPCDANQTARLVAEMADLKGIVYMRTTRAATPVVYAADESFRVGGSKVLRSSGSDSVTIVAAGITVPEALAAADTLAKDGVSARVIDLYSVKPVDAATLSAAASETGGIVVVEDHWSEGGLGSAVLEGLASTGKPLPKVRLLGVSKLPGSGTPAELLDACGISARHIVEAAKGL